In one window of Cytophagia bacterium CHB2 DNA:
- the porV gene encoding type IX secretion system outer membrane channel protein PorV, giving the protein MKKILALLSLCALMLRATAALAQGPGSSGALFLLIAPGARAAGMGESFVSIADDATATYWNPAGMAFLEKTQIALMHSNWLPQLASDLYYDYATMVRPMGNSGTAGVSLTFINLGNQIITGEEGPEPLGEFSSYELALAGSYAAKLGANNSAGVTLKFIYSNLAPQGAGAEQGDGRATAFAVDLGYLHRNLLFDRFNMGVNVTNIGPKISYIDAAQADPLPTNLRLGVSYQLIKQEYNSLVFSTEVNRLLIAFDDEGQARSVIPGMFLALSDESFKEELKHFIYNAGAEYWYNNLMALRIGYHYDKTGRAKYTTFGAGLKYSSLKLDFGYISAGEGHPLSETMRLSLAIEL; this is encoded by the coding sequence ATGAAAAAAATTCTGGCTCTTCTTAGTTTGTGCGCGCTGATGTTGCGGGCCACCGCGGCGCTGGCGCAAGGCCCGGGCAGCAGCGGCGCGTTGTTCTTGTTGATCGCACCCGGTGCGCGTGCGGCAGGCATGGGCGAGTCTTTTGTTTCAATCGCCGATGACGCCACCGCCACCTACTGGAATCCGGCGGGCATGGCGTTTCTCGAGAAAACCCAGATCGCGCTGATGCACTCCAATTGGCTGCCGCAACTGGCCAGCGACTTGTATTACGACTATGCCACTATGGTGCGACCGATGGGAAATAGTGGCACTGCCGGCGTGTCGTTAACATTCATAAATCTCGGCAATCAAATTATTACCGGTGAAGAGGGGCCGGAGCCCCTGGGTGAGTTCAGCAGCTATGAGTTGGCGCTGGCCGGTTCGTATGCCGCCAAGCTCGGTGCCAACAATTCCGCCGGCGTGACGCTCAAATTCATCTACAGCAACCTGGCGCCCCAAGGCGCAGGCGCCGAACAAGGCGACGGACGCGCTACGGCCTTTGCAGTGGATTTGGGCTACTTACACAGGAATCTTTTATTCGACCGTTTCAATATGGGCGTGAACGTGACCAACATCGGCCCTAAGATCAGCTACATCGATGCCGCACAAGCCGATCCGTTGCCCACCAACCTGCGGCTTGGCGTGAGCTATCAACTCATTAAGCAGGAATATAACAGTCTGGTATTCTCGACTGAAGTCAATAGACTGCTAATTGCTTTTGATGACGAAGGCCAGGCGCGTTCGGTTATTCCCGGGATGTTCCTCGCCTTGTCCGACGAGTCTTTCAAGGAAGAGCTGAAGCATTTCATCTATAATGCCGGGGCTGAGTATTGGTATAATAATCTCATGGCGCTGCGCATTGGTTATCATTATGATAAAACCGGACGCGCCAAGTACACAACTTTTGGCGCCGGGTTGAAGTATTCCAGTTTGAAGTTGGATTTTGGATACATTTCAGCAGGCGAAGGCCATCCTCTCAGCGAAACCATGAGGCTCTCCTTGGCCATCGAGTTGTGA
- the gcvH gene encoding glycine cleavage system protein GcvH, with protein MNIPANLLYTKEHEWVKIEGEVATIGITDYAQGQLGDIVFVELPAAGAETKQMQPFGTIEAVKAVSDLFAPLSGTVTEVNTALADKPESINQDCYGAGWLIKLKISNAGEQAALLSAADYEKVAS; from the coding sequence ATGAACATCCCGGCCAATCTCCTTTATACCAAAGAGCATGAATGGGTTAAGATTGAAGGCGAGGTCGCGACCATCGGCATTACCGATTATGCCCAGGGCCAATTAGGCGACATCGTCTTTGTTGAGCTGCCGGCTGCCGGCGCGGAGACCAAGCAGATGCAACCGTTCGGCACCATTGAAGCGGTCAAAGCCGTTTCGGATCTGTTCGCTCCGCTGAGCGGCACTGTGACGGAAGTCAACACCGCGCTTGCCGACAAGCCGGAGTCAATCAACCAGGATTGCTATGGCGCCGGTTGGTTGATCAAACTCAAAATCTCCAATGCCGGCGAGCAAGCTGCGTTGCTCTCGGCGGCGGACTATGAGAAGGTCGCCTCTTGA
- a CDS encoding T9SS type A sorting domain-containing protein: MTFRAWLTLTIFLFSLENSPASNLRHTELQSTIKRLSAEYRLNQPSLRLHSRLSHPVAVDTLNILALRAEFQPDSLEETTGNGLFMLAANPEITIDPPPHNRAYFAAQLTALANYYKSVSNGKVVLNFQVLPNDENAGYRLPQDMRYYGPGRDSAERDQRLAELLRDAIGAADAAGGVDFSQFDSFIIFHAGIGEDFAEEIDETPNDIPSAFLNLNDLRKDLGNNDPGYRGIAVQNGAFFIEDGIILPETQSREIAGSGLIEFGLLGTSTLMFGYQLGLPNLFNTETGASGIGQFGLMDQGSNNYQGLIPAQPEAWSKVFLGWEEPIVITSGENFEIAAALANNPNKIYKIPITDSEYFLLENRSRDINGDRIASGRDVNGVRIQFRENDFAAEQAISVITQVDEYDFGLPYTVDQNNRALPGPGILIWHIDENIIRANYASNRVNADADHRGVDLEEADGAQDIGRFYGFLDPGSGSELGLPEDAWWSENPVITEFLRPDEPVSFGPKTIPSTAANNGSNTGIVITNFSDIAPVMTFSVRNQFAVPNFPQFAGGSAAVLLSPMLADLTGDGKADIVTATISGEIFAWQADGSKVIANSEVATITQPNGLTAQIPRATFVDGGPLASPPALADVVADGRAEVIALLKEGKLQIWQATDDDGNGRADLTWQSEIGTTQSNVVVRVETKNIFCGNEGGAVFSFTGAGDLRWQTALQQPVRGLSLLANGLLVALDNGLAILSEEGVAVFSNPPLPLSRGPAPNGAFAIADIDNDGQIEGLVAEQDGRLFFPINQGAEQLVLDFGAAIGGLAIGDINRDGRKEVVLAAANQLLAVNYNGVLTENFPVKVGSASQSGNGITNTMTPILADVDGDGSQDVLVPGVDGNVYAFHGNGSLIEGFPLAMPGPGHGSLAAGDLDNDGKFELVGVSGTGFVHVWRLPESSLQANWPMYHRDAAQTSFNPARETPVIADGKLMPEQSVYNYPNPAREGSTRIRYRLNSAAKVKISIFDTAGDLVTEFEGPGLAQADNEVEWQLNGVQSGVYLAKIEAQGDSEKVMKIIKIAVVK; this comes from the coding sequence ATGACATTTCGCGCCTGGCTTACACTCACAATTTTTTTGTTTTCGCTTGAAAATTCTCCGGCCTCGAATCTACGCCACACCGAGCTGCAATCCACTATTAAACGACTCAGTGCAGAGTATCGTTTAAATCAACCTTCTCTCCGATTGCACAGTCGCTTGTCGCACCCTGTGGCAGTAGATACGCTCAATATTCTCGCCTTGCGCGCTGAGTTTCAACCGGACTCTCTTGAAGAAACCACTGGCAATGGCCTGTTCATGCTCGCGGCCAATCCTGAGATCACTATTGATCCGCCGCCGCACAATCGCGCCTATTTCGCAGCGCAACTGACGGCCCTGGCAAATTACTACAAAAGCGTCTCGAACGGTAAAGTCGTCCTGAACTTTCAAGTTTTGCCGAATGATGAAAATGCCGGCTATCGCCTGCCGCAAGACATGAGATATTACGGCCCCGGCCGTGACAGCGCCGAGCGCGACCAGCGCTTGGCCGAGCTGTTGCGCGATGCGATCGGCGCTGCTGACGCTGCAGGCGGCGTGGATTTTTCGCAATTCGACAGCTTCATCATTTTTCATGCGGGTATCGGCGAAGACTTTGCAGAAGAAATCGACGAGACGCCCAACGACATTCCCAGCGCGTTTTTGAACCTGAATGATTTGCGCAAAGACTTGGGCAACAATGATCCGGGTTATCGCGGCATCGCAGTGCAAAACGGCGCGTTCTTCATCGAAGACGGTATCATCCTTCCCGAAACCCAATCGCGCGAGATTGCCGGCAGCGGCCTCATCGAGTTCGGCTTGCTCGGCACCTCGACGTTGATGTTTGGCTATCAGCTCGGTTTGCCCAATCTATTCAATACCGAAACCGGCGCCTCCGGCATTGGGCAATTTGGATTGATGGATCAAGGCTCGAACAACTATCAAGGTTTGATCCCGGCGCAACCTGAGGCCTGGTCCAAAGTTTTTCTCGGCTGGGAAGAGCCGATCGTCATCACCAGCGGCGAGAATTTTGAGATCGCCGCTGCGCTGGCCAACAATCCCAACAAGATTTACAAAATTCCGATTACGGATAGCGAATACTTTCTGCTGGAAAACCGCTCACGCGACATCAACGGCGACCGCATTGCCTCTGGTCGCGACGTCAACGGCGTGCGCATTCAATTTCGCGAGAATGATTTTGCTGCGGAGCAGGCCATCAGTGTGATCACGCAAGTCGATGAGTACGATTTCGGTTTGCCGTACACTGTCGATCAAAACAACCGCGCGCTGCCCGGTCCTGGCATTTTGATTTGGCATATTGATGAAAACATCATTCGCGCGAATTACGCCAGCAACCGCGTCAATGCCGATGCCGATCACCGCGGCGTCGATCTCGAAGAAGCGGACGGCGCGCAGGACATAGGCCGTTTTTATGGTTTTCTCGATCCCGGTTCCGGCAGTGAACTTGGTTTGCCCGAAGACGCCTGGTGGTCGGAGAATCCCGTCATCACAGAATTTCTGCGGCCTGATGAGCCGGTGAGTTTTGGCCCCAAAACCATTCCGAGCACTGCTGCGAACAACGGCTCGAACACCGGCATTGTGATCACAAATTTTTCCGATATTGCGCCGGTGATGACGTTCTCCGTGCGCAATCAGTTTGCCGTGCCGAATTTTCCGCAATTTGCCGGCGGCAGTGCGGCTGTGCTGCTTTCACCCATGCTGGCGGATCTCACCGGCGATGGCAAAGCAGACATTGTCACCGCCACGATTTCCGGTGAAATATTTGCCTGGCAGGCAGACGGCAGCAAAGTCATCGCCAACAGTGAGGTCGCGACCATCACCCAACCCAACGGTTTGACGGCGCAGATTCCACGCGCAACATTTGTTGATGGCGGGCCCTTGGCTTCCCCGCCCGCGCTTGCTGATGTCGTTGCCGACGGCCGCGCGGAAGTCATTGCCTTGTTGAAAGAAGGGAAACTTCAAATTTGGCAGGCCACGGATGACGATGGCAATGGCCGTGCTGATTTGACCTGGCAGTCTGAGATTGGCACAACGCAGTCAAACGTCGTTGTTCGTGTCGAGACCAAGAATATTTTTTGCGGCAATGAAGGCGGCGCGGTTTTCTCATTTACCGGCGCCGGTGATTTACGTTGGCAAACCGCGCTGCAACAGCCGGTGCGGGGCCTTTCTTTGCTGGCGAACGGCTTGTTGGTGGCCTTGGATAATGGTTTGGCTATCTTGAGCGAGGAGGGCGTTGCAGTTTTCAGTAACCCACCGTTGCCGCTCTCTCGCGGCCCGGCGCCCAACGGCGCATTTGCCATTGCTGATATCGATAATGATGGCCAGATCGAAGGTTTGGTTGCGGAGCAAGACGGCCGATTGTTTTTTCCGATCAATCAAGGCGCCGAACAGCTTGTGCTTGATTTTGGTGCTGCGATTGGCGGGCTGGCAATTGGTGACATCAATCGTGACGGCCGCAAGGAAGTTGTGCTGGCTGCGGCCAACCAACTGTTGGCGGTGAATTACAACGGCGTGCTCACGGAGAATTTTCCCGTGAAAGTCGGTTCAGCTTCCCAAAGTGGCAATGGTATCACTAATACCATGACGCCGATCCTCGCTGACGTTGACGGCGATGGCAGCCAGGACGTGCTTGTGCCTGGCGTCGATGGCAATGTTTACGCTTTTCATGGCAACGGCTCATTGATCGAAGGCTTCCCGTTGGCCATGCCGGGCCCGGGCCACGGTTCTCTGGCGGCTGGTGATCTCGACAATGACGGCAAGTTCGAACTTGTTGGCGTTTCGGGGACTGGCTTTGTGCATGTGTGGCGCTTGCCCGAAAGTAGCTTACAAGCGAACTGGCCGATGTATCATCGTGATGCCGCACAAACCAGTTTCAACCCGGCGCGCGAAACCCCGGTGATTGCAGACGGCAAGCTGATGCCGGAGCAGTCGGTTTACAACTATCCCAACCCGGCGCGCGAGGGCTCCACGCGCATTCGCTATCGCCTGAATAGTGCAGCGAAAGTGAAAATTTCGATTTTCGATACTGCCGGTGATTTGGTGACGGAATTCGAAGGCCCGGGACTAGCGCAGGCCGACAACGAGGTGGAATGGCAGCTCAACGGCGTGCAAAGCGGTGTGTATCTGGCGAAGATCGAAGCCCAGGGCGACTCCGAAAAGGTGATGAAGATTATCAAGATTGCGGTGGTGAAATAA